Proteins from one Poecile atricapillus isolate bPoeAtr1 chromosome 14, bPoeAtr1.hap1, whole genome shotgun sequence genomic window:
- the GPR146 gene encoding probable G-protein coupled receptor 146 isoform X2, with protein MKQRRAGAAEKLVTSKEDTKAKITMWSCEALINSTENSEDQHLCHDFDLVLSIFSLLYLIICFPIGLCYNGLLVLVNLYNKATMTMPDVYFVNIAIAGLIINTLAPMYLLGLANTKWAIWNSNNEVYITFLILFNVSSLVTMYSTTLLSLDYYIERALPRTYMSSVYNTKHVCGFIWGGAMLTSFSSLLFYVCNHVSTKIIECSKMQNQEAADAIMVFIGYVVPAIAVLYALTLILRIRKEATPLDQDTGRLDPSVHRLLIATVCTQFTLWTPYYVILLVSTFTNLRGRIPDVNSIQILHFATILSKFLAFSSSFVMPLLYRYINKNFPNKLRRLLKKIHCGNQGCSHERTVVQQVMT; from the coding sequence AAAAGCTGGTAACCAGCAAAGAAGACACAAAAGCTAAAATCACTATGTGGAGCTGTGAAGCCTTAATCAACAGTACCGAGAACAGTGAGGACCAGCATCTCTGCCATGACTTCGACCTTGTGCTTTCCATCTTTTCCCTTCTCTACCTCATTATTTGTTTCCCAATTGGCCTTTGTTACAATGGCCTGCTGGTCCTAGTTAACCTCTACAACAAAGCTACTATGACTATGCCAGATGTTTACTTTGTCAACATTGCCATCGCCGGTCTCATCATCAACACTCTGGCACCAATGTACCTGCTGGGTCTTGCCAATACAAAATGGGCCATCTGGAATTCCAACAATGAAGTTTATATTACCTTTCTTATTTTATTCAACGTCTCATCGTTGGTTACCATGTACTCTACCACACTGCTCAGTCTGGACTACTACATCGAACGTGCCCTGCCCAGGACTTACATGTCCAGTGTGTACAACACCAAGCACGTCTGCGGGTTCATCTGGGGCGGTGCCATGCTCACGAGCTTTTCATCTCTCCTGTTCTACGTCTGCAACCACGTGTCCACCAAAATAATCGAGTGTTCCAAGATGCAGAACCAGGAAGCAGCAGATGCCATCATGGTGTTTATCGGGTACGTCGTACCCGCCATCGCTGTTCTCTACGCACTGACGCTGATCCTGCGGATACGCAAGGAGGCCACGCCGCTGGATCAGGACACTGGGCGCTTGGATCCATCGGTGCACAGGCTTCTGATCGCCACAGTCTGCACACAGTTCACCCTCTGGACACCCTATTATGTTATTCTCTTGGTAAGCACATTTACTAACCTACGAGGAAGAATTCCAGATGTAAATTCCATTCAAATATTACACTTTGCAACGATTTTGTCAAAATTCCTGGctttctccagcagctttgtCATGCCTCTGCTCTACAGATACATCAACAAAAACTTTCCCAACAAATTGCGACGTTTGCTTAAAAAGATACACTGTGGGAACCAAGGCTGTTCTCACGAGCGCACAGTTGTACAGCAGGTCATGACATAA
- the GPR146 gene encoding probable G-protein coupled receptor 146 isoform X3, which yields MWSCEALINSTENSEDQHLCHDFDLVLSIFSLLYLIICFPIGLCYNGLLVLVNLYNKATMTMPDVYFVNIAIAGLIINTLAPMYLLGLANTKWAIWNSNNEVYITFLILFNVSSLVTMYSTTLLSLDYYIERALPRTYMSSVYNTKHVCGFIWGGAMLTSFSSLLFYVCNHVSTKIIECSKMQNQEAADAIMVFIGYVVPAIAVLYALTLILRIRKEATPLDQDTGRLDPSVHRLLIATVCTQFTLWTPYYVILLVSTFTNLRGRIPDVNSIQILHFATILSKFLAFSSSFVMPLLYRYINKNFPNKLRRLLKKIHCGNQGCSHERTVVQQVMT from the coding sequence ATGTGGAGCTGTGAAGCCTTAATCAACAGTACCGAGAACAGTGAGGACCAGCATCTCTGCCATGACTTCGACCTTGTGCTTTCCATCTTTTCCCTTCTCTACCTCATTATTTGTTTCCCAATTGGCCTTTGTTACAATGGCCTGCTGGTCCTAGTTAACCTCTACAACAAAGCTACTATGACTATGCCAGATGTTTACTTTGTCAACATTGCCATCGCCGGTCTCATCATCAACACTCTGGCACCAATGTACCTGCTGGGTCTTGCCAATACAAAATGGGCCATCTGGAATTCCAACAATGAAGTTTATATTACCTTTCTTATTTTATTCAACGTCTCATCGTTGGTTACCATGTACTCTACCACACTGCTCAGTCTGGACTACTACATCGAACGTGCCCTGCCCAGGACTTACATGTCCAGTGTGTACAACACCAAGCACGTCTGCGGGTTCATCTGGGGCGGTGCCATGCTCACGAGCTTTTCATCTCTCCTGTTCTACGTCTGCAACCACGTGTCCACCAAAATAATCGAGTGTTCCAAGATGCAGAACCAGGAAGCAGCAGATGCCATCATGGTGTTTATCGGGTACGTCGTACCCGCCATCGCTGTTCTCTACGCACTGACGCTGATCCTGCGGATACGCAAGGAGGCCACGCCGCTGGATCAGGACACTGGGCGCTTGGATCCATCGGTGCACAGGCTTCTGATCGCCACAGTCTGCACACAGTTCACCCTCTGGACACCCTATTATGTTATTCTCTTGGTAAGCACATTTACTAACCTACGAGGAAGAATTCCAGATGTAAATTCCATTCAAATATTACACTTTGCAACGATTTTGTCAAAATTCCTGGctttctccagcagctttgtCATGCCTCTGCTCTACAGATACATCAACAAAAACTTTCCCAACAAATTGCGACGTTTGCTTAAAAAGATACACTGTGGGAACCAAGGCTGTTCTCACGAGCGCACAGTTGTACAGCAGGTCATGACATAA
- the LOC131584748 gene encoding uncharacterized protein LOC131584748 — protein sequence MTSHNMTWISYPSKSQPFTSPEEIEAVIASQNIISRLMHCYIAFFVPTGLIASICIMIIFIKNHLQNKRASLDLLLLHFTISNIIMIFLSFTVITRPDYLTTTHLACSVLSFFFNLGYFNSQYVFILTLLTLLLERFPPWTALCKATQRPILCAGLVLTYTFCLSLTEAVLVGTDNYQLKAHCQLDPLFAWPEYEIVKFTFGFGIPSLLQILCFTVLWAKEAPAGAPALQQHIHAHLAVYVISVTIFICRLFYNVMILFRTTLKLQRSIGTTKNELVMNIAEIVLFCESCASLVVILCFHKPCKDEVLKVMQKCRRKTRANNHLEIAETATTHQSGSQ from the coding sequence ATGACTTCTCACAACATGACGTGGATCAGCTACCCAAGCAAAAGCCAGCCTTTCACCTCCCCAGAAGAAATCGAAGCTGTCATAGCTTCTCAAAACATCATATCCAGACTTATGCACTGTTACATTGCCTTTTTTGTACCCACAGGATTAATAGCCAGCATATGTATTATGATCATTTTCATAAAGAATCATTTGCAGAACAAAAGAGCAAGCTTGGACTTACTCCTGCTACACTTCACCATCAGCAATAtcataatgatttttttatcctttactGTCATCACTAGACCTGACTATTTAACAACAACCCACCTTGCCTGTAGCGTACTGTCATTTTTCTTCAACTTGGGTTATTTCAATTCTCagtatgttttcattttgacaCTCCTCACACTATTACTGGAGAGATTTCCACCATGGACTGCTCTCTGCAAAGCCACCCAAAGACCCATCCTGTGTGCTGGGCTTGTACTCACATACACCTTCTGTTTGTCTCTGACAGAGGCAGTGCTGGTTGGCACTGACAATTATCAGCTGAAAGCACACTGCCAGTTGGATCCGTTATTTGCATGGCCTGAATATGAGATTGTTAAATTCACCTTTGGGTTTGGGATCCCATCATTACTCCAGATCCTCTGTTTTACTGTTCTGTGGGCTAAAGAAGcacctgctggagctccagcctTGCAGCAGCACATCCATGCTCACCTCGCTGTGTATGTGATCAGCGTGACAATATTTATTTGCCGCCTGTTTTATAACGTCATGATTCTCTTCAGGACAACCCTGAAACTACAGAGGAGCATTGGAACTACAAAGAACGAGCTTGTGATGAACATTGCAGAAATAGTGTTGTTCTGTGAGAGCTGTGCTAGTTTGGTAGTTATACTTTGTTTTCATAAACCGTGCAAGGATGAAGTACTTAAAGTCATGCAGAAGTGCCGAAGGAAAACCCGTGCCAACAATCACCTTGAAATAGCAGAGACAGCCACGACCCATCAAAGTGGGTCTCAGTAA
- the GPER1 gene encoding G-protein coupled estrogen receptor 1: protein METYSASVSPVICNSTTFNLNGSHLCNESISSRLADKSEHQQYVIGLFLSCLYTIFLFPIGFVGNILILVVNISFREKMTIPDLYFINLAVADLILVADSLIEVFNLDEKYYDITIICTFMSLFLQINMYSSIFFLTWMSFDRYLALAKVMRSNLFRTMQHARLSCGLIWMASISAALVPFTAVHLQHTGEVYFCFADVKEIQWLEITLGFIIPFVIIGLCYSLIVRVLIKAHKHRSLRLRRQKALRMIFVVVLVFFICWLPENVFISVQLLQRKSEPISSNSPSFRHDYPLTGHIVNLAAFSNSCLNPLIYSFLGETFRDKLRLYIEQKTKMSTLHRFCQAALTSVIPDSNEQSEV from the coding sequence ATGGAAACTTATTCTGCCTCAGTATCACCTGTTATATGTAACAGCACAACTTTTAACCTGAATGGATCCCATTTGTGTAACGAAAGCATATCCTCTAGATTAGCTGATAAATCAGAACACCAACAATATGTTATTGGCCTTTTCTTATCATGCCTTTACACAATATTCCTTTTCCCTATTGGCTTTGTGGGAAACATTCTGATACTGGTTGTCAACATTAGCTTTCGGGAAAAAATGACAATCCCAGACCTTTACTTCATAAACCTGGCCGTGGCTGATCTCATTCTAGTGGCCGATTCTCTCATCGAGGTGTTTAATCTTGACGAGAAGTATTACGATATCACCATCATTTGTACCTTTATGTCTTTGTTCCTTCAGATCAACATGTATAGCagcattttctttctgacaTGGATGAGTTTTGACAGATACCTAGCCCTGGCCAAAGTAATGAGGTCCAACCTCTTTCGCACTATGCAGCACGCTAGACTGAGCTGTGGGCTCATATGGATGGCATCCATTTCGGCAGCTCTAGTCCCATTTACAGCCGTGCACTTACAACACACCGGAGAGgtctatttttgttttgcagatgTAAAAGAAATCCAGTGGCTAGAGATAACCCTGGGGTTTATTATCCCCTTTGTGATCATCGGTCTGTGTTACTCATTAATTGTTCGAGTCCTTATAAAAGCACACAAGCACAGGAGTCTCCGTCTGCGGCGACAGAAGGCTCTGCGcatgatttttgttgttgtcctGGTTTTCTTTATCTGCTGGCTCCCTGAAAACGTCTTCATTAGCGTCCAACTTCTCCAGAGGAAAAGCGAGcccatctcttcaaacagcccATCCTTCAGGCACGATTATCCTTTAACAGGACACATTGTGAACCTAGCAGCTTTTTCTAATAGCTGCTTGAACCCCTTAATTTACAGTTTTCTGGGGGAAACCTTCAGAGACAAACTGCGACTGTACAttgaacagaaaacaaaaatgtcaaCACTGCATCGCTTCTGTCAGGCTGCCTTAACGTCTGTCATTCCTGACAGCAATGAGCAATCAGAGGTCTGA